In one window of uncultured Draconibacterium sp. DNA:
- a CDS encoding type III pantothenate kinase: MNLVIDIGNTRTKYSVCTKKEVVKTVSVDAFSPALIGTLKREYERLDSAILSSVKDYPDELKVALAGQFELFIELNATTPLPVENCYESKETLGKDRIAAIVGAFELYPKTNVLVIDAGTAVTYDLLTAEGLYLGGNISPGLEMRFKALNQFTGKLPKVEKGVIIELIGKTTEQAIRAGVQHGIVFEVDHAITSFKENYNNLKVIMTGGDAEFFDKKLKNSFFVHFNLTSIGLNRILQHNGETK, encoded by the coding sequence ATGAATCTGGTAATAGATATAGGCAATACACGAACAAAGTATTCGGTTTGTACTAAAAAAGAGGTGGTAAAAACGGTGTCGGTTGATGCGTTTTCGCCTGCTTTAATCGGTACATTAAAACGAGAATACGAGAGATTGGATAGTGCAATTTTATCATCGGTAAAAGATTATCCCGATGAATTAAAAGTTGCCCTGGCCGGGCAGTTTGAGTTGTTTATTGAACTGAACGCCACAACGCCATTGCCTGTAGAAAACTGTTACGAGTCGAAAGAGACATTGGGAAAAGACCGCATTGCGGCAATTGTAGGAGCTTTCGAGCTGTATCCCAAAACAAATGTTTTGGTTATTGATGCCGGAACTGCAGTTACCTACGATTTGTTAACCGCCGAAGGGTTATACCTGGGCGGAAATATTTCACCTGGTTTGGAGATGCGCTTTAAGGCATTAAACCAGTTTACAGGAAAACTTCCTAAAGTAGAAAAGGGAGTTATTATAGAACTAATTGGAAAAACAACCGAGCAGGCAATTAGAGCCGGAGTACAACACGGCATTGTGTTCGAAGTAGACCATGCAATTACCTCATTTAAGGAAAATTATAATAATTTAAAAGTTATTATGACCGGGGGGGATGCCGAATTTTTTGATAAGAAATTAAAAAATTCTTTCTTTGTACACTTTAATTTAACCAGTATTGGTTTAAACCGCATTTTACAACATAATGGGGAGACTAAATAG
- the nadB gene encoding L-aspartate oxidase — translation MQILEFDTVVIGSGLAGLSAAYHSSKYGRVAIVTKSQLDVSNSYYAQGGIAAAIADEDSPEQHAHDTMVAGRGICDHNAVDVLVNEGSERVQELIGLGMQFDKKNGEFVLGLEGGHTKRRILHAGGDATGKELTLFKLRLIQEKKNVDAFEYVVAVKLLKHNNAIVGVQAYDFKTNGNIIFKTKAVIVATGGMSRVFARSTNPHTATGDGIALAYDAGARLADLEFVQFHPSALYLPGKEAYLISEAVRGEGAWLLNSKGERFMKDIHPLAELAPRDVVAYSIFRQIQKSDQDHIFLSLKHLDKEKIRKRFKNIDRHLTEFGFDLTEDNLPIAPAAHYMVGGIRTNLDAETNISGLFVCGEAASTGVMGANRLASNSLLECLVFGKRASEKAAKLVASEHLLEKPEPVSLDANNEQLFLKYQNELAQIMSKNLGIVRNREGLENALSRFSEIVSEFDNHKNEYNLIKIRNMSVISKLIAQSALVREESRGGHIREDFQKENPDFKTHIVQQKNKNIEFEPIRK, via the coding sequence ATGCAAATACTTGAATTTGATACGGTTGTAATAGGAAGTGGGCTGGCAGGATTGTCGGCTGCTTACCACTCTTCAAAATACGGACGCGTTGCGATAGTTACCAAGTCGCAGCTTGATGTCAGTAATTCGTATTATGCACAGGGAGGAATTGCTGCAGCCATTGCCGATGAGGATTCGCCCGAGCAACATGCGCACGACACAATGGTTGCCGGGCGCGGTATTTGCGACCACAATGCCGTAGATGTTTTGGTTAACGAAGGTAGCGAACGCGTTCAGGAACTAATCGGTTTGGGTATGCAATTCGATAAGAAAAACGGCGAGTTTGTGCTCGGTTTGGAAGGCGGACATACCAAACGTCGTATTTTGCATGCCGGCGGCGATGCTACCGGAAAAGAGTTGACTTTGTTTAAACTGCGTCTTATTCAGGAGAAAAAGAATGTAGATGCTTTCGAGTATGTGGTGGCCGTTAAATTACTGAAGCACAACAATGCTATTGTTGGAGTTCAGGCTTACGATTTTAAAACCAACGGAAATATCATATTCAAAACCAAAGCTGTTATTGTTGCAACGGGTGGTATGTCGCGGGTTTTTGCCCGGTCGACAAATCCGCATACGGCAACAGGTGATGGAATAGCACTGGCTTACGATGCCGGTGCGAGACTGGCAGATCTCGAATTTGTTCAGTTTCACCCGTCGGCTTTATACCTGCCGGGAAAAGAAGCTTACCTGATTAGCGAGGCAGTTCGTGGCGAAGGAGCGTGGCTGCTAAATTCTAAGGGCGAACGTTTTATGAAAGACATTCATCCGCTGGCCGAATTGGCACCGCGCGATGTGGTTGCCTACAGTATTTTCAGACAAATACAAAAATCGGATCAGGATCATATCTTTTTGTCGTTAAAACATTTGGATAAGGAAAAGATCAGGAAGCGATTTAAAAATATCGATAGACATTTAACAGAGTTTGGTTTCGATTTAACCGAAGATAATTTACCTATTGCTCCGGCAGCACACTATATGGTTGGCGGAATTCGTACCAATTTGGATGCTGAAACAAATATTTCGGGCCTCTTTGTTTGCGGCGAAGCCGCATCAACCGGAGTGATGGGCGCCAATCGTTTGGCAAGTAATTCCTTGCTCGAGTGTTTGGTTTTCGGAAAGCGTGCCAGCGAAAAGGCTGCAAAACTGGTAGCATCGGAGCATTTGCTGGAAAAGCCCGAACCGGTATCACTAGATGCAAATAACGAACAGCTATTTCTGAAATATCAGAACGAGTTGGCGCAAATTATGTCGAAAAATCTGGGGATTGTAAGAAACAGGGAAGGCCTGGAAAATGCACTCAGCCGTTTTTCTGAAATTGTTTCAGAATTCGACAACCATAAAAACGAATATAATTTAATTAAGATCAGGAATATGTCGGTCATTAGTAAACTCATTGCGCAATCTGCACTGGTTCGCGAAGAGAGCCGCGGCGGTCATATCCGGGAAGATTTTCAGAAGGAGAATCCTGATTTTAAAACACATATTGTTCAACAAAAAAACAAAAACATTGAGTTTGAACCCATAAGAAAGTAA
- a CDS encoding efflux RND transporter permease subunit, translating to MKKIVELFVKFPFYANLILLFLIVVGSISFLSMKKSFFPERESHMITVRVAYPGASPVEMEEGVTSRIEEAVRAIPGIYEINSVSAENSASIRIEIQPGYDIDEALIEVKNAVDGVSALPTAAERPIVAKTRTTSPAARLLVTGDVDLMTLKSYAQQVEEDFLGSGIMSQVTISGFPSLEISVEAEEEDLLRYGLTFNDLQSAITNNNRDVSGGQLRSKDEELLIRLRSRSADPNKIGNIILRANPDGSVLRINDIATVKMKFSDVPNKALERGNPLININVMKLITEDLDEIDQYVQKYVADFNSQTHGVKLIYSRSYLELLKSRLDLLYSNGGMGLILVILILGIMLSTRLSLWVAWGIPASFLGMFIAANIIGVTINMMSLFGMILVIGILVDDGIVIGENIFQHFERGKSPMRAAVDGTVEVIPAVTSSVLTTVVAFSPLLFITGRMEMMYEMAIIVTASLLISLIEAFLVLPAHLGNEKVLNRKTLNRKAKGLRKYTEGFFNWLRNYAYDRVIKLVLEWRYIVLGIPVAMIVITIGLVGGQLIKTTFFPRMEFDSFNINIAFTPGSGERQTMEYLERFDSIVWVVNEEMMEEYNDTIPIIENSIINLGSAFSREESGAHSGNIDVSPRNSEETGISSYEIIRRLNKKIGNVPEAEKFTIGARGRFGDPVSIGLMSRNTEELEAARDYLVDRLLQYPQLKDVVNTNALGKQEILLELKPKAYMLGLNETYIAGQVRQAFYGGQAQRLQVGRDELRIWVRYPAEGRERIGQLEKMKVKTPQGEYPLMELVDYDMKRGPVNINRFNGKREIRVNADMVDPDASVTETLDLIKAEVIPELEVLYPGITVIFQGQQRESERNMSDLAFLFPMAFLAIIFILMISFRSFEQPMIIIIMIPISILGAVWGHGIHGKPLSILSLWGIVALTGVIVNDAVVFLSKYNLLIKEGLKVKEAIVEAGKSRLRPIILTTLTTAFGLYPLILEKSFQAQFLIPMAISLVYGVAFGTLFILLFFPALILVLNDIRKFVREQWYGRTFEREHVEIAWQNAQRKIDNSIYHEEDEEEDTNE from the coding sequence ATGAAGAAGATAGTTGAACTATTTGTAAAATTTCCGTTTTACGCTAACCTGATCCTGCTTTTCCTGATTGTAGTGGGTAGCATAAGTTTTCTTTCGATGAAGAAATCTTTCTTCCCCGAGCGCGAATCGCATATGATCACCGTTCGCGTAGCTTATCCGGGCGCATCGCCGGTTGAGATGGAAGAAGGAGTTACCTCCAGGATTGAGGAAGCAGTAAGAGCTATTCCCGGCATTTACGAGATCAATTCGGTATCGGCAGAAAACAGTGCCAGCATACGAATTGAAATTCAGCCCGGATACGATATTGACGAAGCACTTATTGAAGTAAAAAACGCCGTTGATGGAGTTTCGGCCTTACCAACAGCAGCCGAACGCCCCATTGTTGCCAAAACGCGGACTACATCGCCGGCAGCACGTTTGCTGGTTACCGGCGACGTTGATCTAATGACACTCAAATCGTACGCCCAGCAGGTGGAAGAAGATTTCCTTGGATCGGGAATTATGAGTCAGGTTACCATTTCAGGTTTCCCAAGCCTCGAAATTTCTGTTGAAGCCGAGGAGGAAGACCTGCTGCGCTACGGACTAACTTTTAACGATTTACAAAGTGCCATTACCAATAACAACCGCGATGTTTCTGGCGGACAGCTAAGATCGAAAGATGAAGAGCTGTTAATTCGTTTGCGCTCGCGAAGCGCTGATCCGAATAAAATTGGAAACATAATTTTACGTGCCAATCCCGATGGAAGCGTGCTTCGTATTAACGATATTGCCACGGTAAAAATGAAATTCTCGGATGTGCCCAACAAAGCACTGGAGAGAGGAAATCCGCTGATCAACATCAACGTAATGAAGCTTATTACGGAAGACCTTGACGAGATTGATCAATATGTACAAAAATATGTTGCCGATTTTAATTCGCAAACGCATGGCGTTAAATTAATCTACTCGCGTTCGTATCTCGAATTGTTAAAATCGCGTCTCGACCTTCTGTACAGCAATGGTGGGATGGGATTAATTCTTGTGATTCTTATTCTAGGAATCATGCTCAGCACCCGCCTTTCGTTATGGGTTGCCTGGGGAATTCCGGCTTCGTTCCTGGGTATGTTTATTGCCGCGAATATAATTGGCGTTACCATTAATATGATGTCGCTTTTTGGAATGATCCTGGTTATCGGTATTCTGGTTGACGATGGAATTGTAATCGGGGAAAATATCTTCCAGCATTTCGAACGGGGGAAAAGCCCCATGCGGGCTGCTGTCGACGGAACAGTGGAAGTTATTCCGGCTGTAACCTCATCGGTATTAACTACCGTTGTTGCTTTCTCGCCGCTGCTGTTTATTACCGGCCGCATGGAAATGATGTACGAAATGGCAATTATTGTAACCGCCAGTTTGCTGATTTCTTTAATAGAGGCATTCCTTGTTCTTCCGGCTCACCTTGGAAACGAAAAGGTACTAAACCGAAAAACACTTAACCGCAAGGCAAAAGGATTACGAAAATATACCGAAGGATTTTTTAACTGGCTGCGCAATTATGCGTACGACCGTGTTATTAAACTGGTATTGGAATGGCGTTACATTGTTTTGGGAATTCCGGTGGCAATGATTGTAATTACAATTGGACTGGTTGGTGGACAGCTGATTAAAACAACATTCTTCCCACGTATGGAATTTGACTCGTTCAACATTAACATTGCTTTTACTCCCGGTTCCGGAGAACGCCAAACCATGGAATACCTGGAGCGCTTTGATAGTATTGTGTGGGTAGTTAACGAGGAGATGATGGAAGAATACAATGATACAATTCCGATTATCGAAAACAGTATAATTAATCTCGGTTCTGCTTTTAGCCGCGAAGAAAGTGGTGCACACTCCGGAAATATTGATGTTTCTCCACGAAACTCAGAAGAAACAGGAATTAGTTCGTATGAAATTATCCGTCGTTTAAACAAGAAAATCGGAAATGTTCCCGAAGCCGAAAAATTTACCATAGGTGCAAGAGGCCGTTTTGGCGATCCGGTTTCCATCGGCTTAATGTCGAGAAATACCGAAGAGCTGGAAGCGGCACGTGATTATCTGGTGGACAGACTACTGCAATATCCGCAGTTAAAAGATGTGGTTAACACAAATGCCTTGGGTAAACAGGAAATTCTTTTGGAACTAAAACCAAAAGCTTACATGCTTGGCCTAAACGAAACCTACATTGCCGGCCAGGTACGTCAGGCATTTTACGGCGGACAGGCACAACGCCTGCAGGTTGGCCGCGACGAACTGCGTATTTGGGTACGTTACCCGGCAGAAGGACGCGAGCGCATCGGTCAATTGGAAAAAATGAAAGTGAAAACGCCGCAAGGTGAATACCCGCTGATGGAACTGGTTGATTACGATATGAAACGTGGTCCGGTAAACATTAACCGCTTTAACGGAAAACGCGAAATCAGGGTAAATGCCGATATGGTTGATCCGGATGCTTCGGTTACCGAAACACTGGATTTGATTAAAGCAGAAGTAATTCCCGAACTTGAAGTGCTTTACCCGGGAATTACAGTAATTTTCCAGGGGCAGCAACGCGAGAGTGAACGAAACATGAGCGATTTGGCTTTCCTTTTCCCAATGGCTTTCCTGGCAATTATTTTTATCCTCATGATCAGTTTCCGTTCGTTCGAACAACCTATGATCATCATTATCATGATCCCGATTTCAATACTGGGAGCTGTTTGGGGACACGGTATTCACGGCAAACCGCTTTCAATTTTAAGTTTGTGGGGAATTGTGGCACTTACCGGTGTAATTGTTAACGATGCAGTGGTATTTCTTTCCAAATATAACCTCCTTATTAAAGAAGGATTAAAAGTTAAAGAGGCCATTGTTGAAGCCGGAAAATCACGGCTTCGTCCGATTATTTTAACAACGCTTACAACTGCTTTCGGACTATATCCGCTTATTCTTGAGAAAAGTTTTCAGGCGCAGTTCCTTATTCCAATGGCCATTTCGCTGGTTTATGGAGTTGCTTTCGGAACCCTGTTTATACTGCTGTTCTTCCCGGCACTTATTTTGGTGTTGAACGATATCCGGAAATTTGTTCGCGAACAGTGGTACGGAAGAACATTTGAACGCGAGCACGTGGAAATTGCATGGCAAAATGCACAACGTAAAATCGACAACAGCATTTATCACGAAGAAGATGAGGAGGAGGACACCAATGAATAA
- a CDS encoding efflux RND transporter periplasmic adaptor subunit, with product MSWRKTTFIVVALIVLLGGAAALSKLFVSMKPEQIKRPDVEMKRSVKVKTVNYSEITSPLSLPGGRAVSGSEVLLVAEASGKIEPGAVVLRKGTSFKKGQLLAEIYKDEVELALKARKAKFLTTMTSLLPDIKVDFPDQLNAYETFFRAIDLDNDLPEMPVVKDEKLKVFLASQGVLTEYYSIKQDEKKLKRHTLYAPFDGAFTQVNYEVGSYVNAGGQIAKMIRTDHVEIEVPVPNEDSEWIKIGDKVFIHSNLDDSSINGKVVRKSNFVEAETQSLSIFVQVGQADSDKVLPGQIYEVTFPGQKIADAMEIPRGAVFNSSTVYVVIDGELKKREINVIKRNETTLIFDGLPKGTKVVSEPLINVKENTPVNIQGEAGNKKPISGNRTKPQ from the coding sequence ATGAGTTGGAGAAAAACTACGTTTATTGTTGTTGCCCTTATTGTTTTGTTAGGAGGAGCAGCTGCATTATCAAAACTGTTCGTTTCAATGAAACCGGAGCAAATTAAACGGCCCGATGTTGAAATGAAACGATCGGTTAAAGTTAAAACAGTTAACTATTCGGAAATTACCTCGCCACTTTCCCTCCCCGGAGGACGTGCCGTATCGGGCAGCGAAGTATTACTGGTTGCCGAAGCATCAGGAAAAATTGAACCGGGAGCTGTTGTGCTGCGTAAAGGTACATCCTTTAAAAAAGGACAATTACTTGCCGAAATCTACAAAGACGAGGTAGAGCTTGCCTTAAAAGCGCGAAAAGCAAAGTTTTTAACGACAATGACCTCTTTATTACCCGATATAAAAGTAGATTTTCCGGATCAGCTAAATGCTTACGAAACATTTTTCAGAGCCATCGATCTGGATAACGACCTGCCTGAAATGCCGGTAGTAAAAGATGAAAAGCTAAAAGTGTTTTTAGCCAGCCAGGGCGTATTAACCGAATATTACAGTATTAAACAGGATGAGAAAAAATTAAAGCGCCATACGCTTTATGCGCCTTTCGACGGAGCATTTACACAGGTAAATTACGAAGTGGGATCGTATGTAAACGCCGGAGGACAAATTGCAAAAATGATCCGCACCGATCATGTGGAGATTGAAGTTCCTGTTCCGAATGAAGACAGCGAGTGGATAAAAATTGGCGATAAAGTCTTCATCCATTCCAATCTCGACGATTCTTCAATTAACGGCAAGGTGGTGCGTAAATCAAACTTCGTTGAAGCAGAAACACAATCGCTAAGCATTTTTGTGCAGGTGGGTCAAGCCGACTCCGACAAGGTTCTTCCCGGACAGATCTACGAAGTAACTTTCCCCGGACAAAAAATTGCTGATGCCATGGAAATTCCGCGTGGTGCAGTTTTTAACTCAAGTACTGTATATGTTGTAATCGATGGCGAACTGAAAAAACGTGAAATAAACGTGATAAAACGCAACGAAACAACACTGATTTTTGATGGTTTGCCAAAGGGGACCAAAGTGGTTTCGGAACCATTAATCAATGTAAAAGAAAATACTCCGGTTAATATTCAGGGCGAAGCAGGCAACAAAAAGCCAATCTCCGGAAACCGGACTAAACCTCAATAG
- the nadC gene encoding carboxylating nicotinate-nucleotide diphosphorylase: protein MMDEKTLKSAEVLFDMAYAEDIGDGDITTNNLIDSNDVKTAQFVAKEEGVVAGLEVAEMVFRKFDKDLKWQVFMPDGSHVVPGDVIAEFKGTYRALLTGERKALNFLQRLSGIASYANLCMKETEGTKVEILDTRKTLPGYRYLDKYAVRMGGASNHRFGLYDMVMIKDNHIQVAGSITKAVEAIRKRIPKSIKIEVETTTIDQVKEALASDVDIIMLDNMRSSMMKECVDIIDRRAKIEASGNMTIKRIRKVAHTGVDYISIGALTHSVKALDISQRIID, encoded by the coding sequence ATGATGGATGAGAAAACATTAAAGTCGGCCGAAGTTTTATTCGACATGGCTTACGCCGAAGATATCGGCGACGGAGACATTACTACAAACAACCTTATAGATAGTAACGATGTAAAAACAGCACAGTTTGTCGCTAAAGAGGAGGGTGTTGTTGCCGGTTTAGAGGTAGCAGAAATGGTTTTTAGAAAATTTGACAAAGATCTGAAATGGCAGGTATTTATGCCTGATGGCAGCCATGTTGTTCCTGGTGATGTTATTGCCGAGTTTAAGGGTACCTACCGTGCATTGTTAACAGGCGAAAGAAAAGCGCTTAACTTTTTGCAGCGTTTGTCGGGAATTGCGAGTTATGCCAACCTTTGCATGAAAGAAACTGAAGGAACAAAGGTCGAGATTCTGGATACCCGAAAAACTTTACCCGGATACCGTTACCTCGATAAGTACGCGGTTAGAATGGGAGGTGCCTCGAACCACCGTTTTGGCTTGTACGATATGGTGATGATTAAGGACAACCACATTCAGGTAGCCGGAAGCATTACAAAGGCTGTTGAAGCTATTCGTAAAAGAATTCCTAAAAGTATCAAGATCGAGGTGGAAACAACAACCATCGACCAGGTAAAAGAAGCACTGGCTTCCGACGTTGATATTATCATGCTCGACAATATGCGTTCGTCGATGATGAAAGAGTGTGTTGATATTATCGATCGTCGTGCCAAAATTGAAGCATCAGGAAATATGACCATTAAACGTATTCGCAAAGTGGCGCATACCGGAGTTGATTATATTTCGATTGGTGCATTAACACATTCGGTAAAAGCACTCGACATCAGTCAGCGCATTATTGATTAA
- a CDS encoding TolC family protein, protein MNKIATLLLIMVTGLFAQAQQPLTLTDAITKALENNYDIVIAKENQRVAEIENNWGTAGRYPYINLSLGDNNSLRVVDGDNTTSIGLTGGASVNWTIFDGFSVSITKTRLEELENLSKNNTAVMVEGTIQSVILAYYDVLLQKEILATYNEVMALSQDRFQKTEQQKEYGSAVTYDVLQAQNAYLADRASYLLQEVAYKNSKRNLAYLMAEKEAVDYEYSDKFEAITEDYTLAGYEDK, encoded by the coding sequence ATGAATAAGATAGCAACACTACTACTGATAATGGTTACGGGCTTGTTTGCGCAGGCCCAGCAGCCACTTACACTTACTGACGCTATTACCAAGGCGTTGGAAAATAACTACGACATTGTTATTGCCAAAGAAAACCAAAGGGTTGCCGAGATTGAAAACAACTGGGGAACGGCCGGCCGCTATCCTTACATCAACCTTTCGCTGGGCGACAATAATTCGCTACGAGTAGTTGATGGCGACAACACCACCTCAATAGGATTAACGGGCGGTGCATCGGTAAACTGGACAATTTTTGATGGATTTTCGGTGAGTATTACCAAAACCCGCTTGGAGGAATTGGAGAACCTATCGAAAAACAATACGGCAGTTATGGTTGAAGGGACTATTCAATCGGTAATTCTTGCCTATTACGATGTTTTGCTACAAAAAGAAATACTGGCCACTTATAACGAGGTAATGGCACTTTCGCAAGATCGTTTTCAGAAAACCGAGCAACAGAAAGAATACGGATCAGCAGTGACTTACGACGTTTTGCAGGCACAAAATGCCTACCTGGCCGACCGCGCGAGTTATCTGTTACAGGAAGTAGCTTACAAAAACTCGAAACGAAATCTGGCTTATTTAATGGCCGAAAAAGAAGCCGTTGACTACGAATACTCCGATAAGTTCGAGGCCATTACAGAAGATTACACGCTGGCCGGTTACGAGGACAAATGA
- a CDS encoding TolC family protein: protein MIENNKSLQNQYINQRLLENAIASAKSSFSPSLGFTGGVSGSRAGNKVGDMDMDWANSANFYGNFTLSWNLFSGGNRKRALQIAEIDSDIAEIQLTDMQHDLDNSLANLFEFYQVRKELLSVADENLAAAQLNLQISRDKFEAGAINSFNFRDVQEIYLRASQGKLEAIYNFINAQTSLLRLTGAIVQEYE, encoded by the coding sequence ATGATTGAAAACAACAAGAGTTTGCAAAACCAGTACATCAACCAGCGCCTGCTTGAAAATGCTATTGCTTCGGCAAAAAGTTCTTTTTCTCCTTCATTGGGATTTACAGGTGGAGTAAGCGGATCACGTGCCGGAAACAAAGTTGGCGACATGGATATGGACTGGGCCAACTCAGCAAACTTTTACGGTAACTTTACACTTAGCTGGAACTTGTTTAGCGGCGGAAACCGGAAGCGGGCATTACAAATTGCGGAGATCGATAGCGACATTGCTGAAATTCAGCTAACCGACATGCAACACGACCTGGACAACAGTCTGGCCAATCTGTTCGAATTTTACCAGGTACGCAAAGAGTTACTTTCTGTTGCCGACGAAAACCTGGCAGCGGCACAACTTAACCTGCAAATTTCGCGCGACAAGTTTGAGGCGGGTGCCATCAACTCCTTCAATTTCCGCGATGTACAGGAAATTTACCTTCGCGCCTCACAAGGGAAACTGGAGGCGATCTATAATTTTATCAACGCACAAACATCCCTATTACGCTTAACGGGCGCAATTGTACAGGAATACGAATAA
- a CDS encoding cupin domain-containing protein yields the protein MFTKSNFRSFKTLLPGVKMRALAFEEKSIMCEFELQKGSELPLHSHPYEQAGYLVSGKLNFCIDKEWVIAEQGDSWCIPDNVEHQVEVLEDAKVLEVFTPIRPDYLPDENVG from the coding sequence ATGTTTACCAAAAGTAATTTTCGATCGTTTAAAACCTTGTTGCCCGGAGTAAAAATGCGGGCACTGGCTTTTGAAGAAAAGTCGATTATGTGTGAATTTGAATTGCAAAAGGGTAGTGAATTACCGCTGCACAGCCATCCGTACGAACAAGCCGGTTATCTTGTTTCCGGGAAATTGAATTTTTGTATTGACAAAGAGTGGGTAATTGCCGAACAGGGCGACAGCTGGTGCATCCCCGATAATGTTGAGCACCAGGTTGAAGTGTTGGAAGACGCAAAAGTGTTGGAGGTATTTACTCCAATTCGTCCCGATTATTTGCCCGATGAAAATGTTGGATGA
- the lptC gene encoding LPS export ABC transporter periplasmic protein LptC: MSRIAVPVLGTAMLFFACKKNDIDKIKAFSSPENLPIIEATNFETLSTDSGTVRFLLKAPRLLRFENEGKTFHEFPEGLLLIKYDENHKITSSIKADYAKEFIKEEKWEAKNNVIVINEKGDSLKTEHLIWDEKHETIFTEEYVKIISADKIITGTGLTSDQNMQNWRITNPKGVIYVAVDNKNQPQPTGSNFIKPAEEINDPVISKKPPKQAVTFN, translated from the coding sequence ATGTCTCGTATTGCAGTTCCCGTGTTGGGAACTGCAATGCTTTTCTTTGCGTGTAAGAAAAACGACATTGATAAAATAAAAGCTTTTAGTTCCCCCGAAAATTTGCCGATTATAGAGGCAACAAATTTCGAAACACTCTCCACCGATTCAGGTACGGTTCGCTTTTTACTTAAAGCCCCAAGATTACTTCGCTTCGAAAACGAAGGCAAAACATTTCACGAATTTCCCGAAGGTTTATTACTAATTAAATACGACGAGAATCATAAAATAACTTCCAGTATTAAGGCCGATTATGCCAAGGAATTTATTAAAGAAGAAAAGTGGGAAGCCAAAAATAACGTGATCGTTATCAACGAAAAAGGCGATTCGCTAAAAACCGAACATCTTATTTGGGACGAAAAACACGAAACGATCTTCACCGAAGAATACGTGAAGATTATTAGTGCCGACAAAATTATTACCGGAACAGGATTAACATCTGACCAGAATATGCAAAACTGGAGAATTACAAATCCGAAAGGTGTTATTTATGTTGCGGTAGATAATAAGAACCAGCCGCAGCCAACCGGTAGCAACTTTATAAAGCCAGCAGAAGAAATAAACGATCCGGTAATTTCGAAAAAACCACCCAAACAAGCAGTAACTTTTAACTAG